From Phalacrocorax carbo chromosome 8, bPhaCar2.1, whole genome shotgun sequence, a single genomic window includes:
- the BNIP1 gene encoding vesicle transport protein SEC20, translating into MAATACVPVRVCHQEIVKFDLEIKAAVQDIRDCPGPLSALRELNAAVKEKFRHLRGRIQELEQMAKEQDKESEKQALLQEVENHKKQMLSNQAAWRKANLACKIAIDNSEKDQLLQGGDSLRQRKTTKESLAESASNITESLMGISRMMSQQVQQSEETVQTLANSSRTILEANEEFKSMSGTIQLGRKLITKYNRRELTDKLLIFLALALFLATVLYILKKRLFPFL; encoded by the exons ATGGCGGCCACCGCCTGCGTGCCGGTGCGGGTCTGCCACCAGGAGATCGTCAAGTTCGACCTGGAGATCAAGGCGGCCGTGCAG GACATCCGAGACTGCCCGGGGCCGCTCAGCGCCCTCAGGGAGCTCAACGCCGCCGTGAAGGAGAAGTTCCGCCACCTCCGCGGCCGCATCCAG GAGCTCGAGCAGATGGCGAAGGAGCAAGATAAGGAGTCAGAGAAACAAGCCTTACTGCAGGAAGTGGAAAAccataagaaacaaatgctcAG CAATCAGGCAGCTTGGAGAAAGGCAAATCTGGCTTGCAAAATTGCTATCGACAACTCTGAGAAAgatcagctgctgcagggaggagacTCCTTAAGACAAAG GAAGACTACAAAGGAAAGTCTGGCAGAGAGTGCAAGTAACATCACAGAGAGTCTGATGGGCATTAGCAGGATGATGTcacagcaagtccagcagagtgAGGAGACCGTGCAAACCCTAG CCAATTCTTCAAGAACCATCCTGGAAGCAAATGAAGAATTTAAGTCCATGTCTGGGACAATTCAGCTGGGGCGAAAGCTAATAACAAAGTACAATCGCAGGGAACTGACGGACAAGCTGCTCATCTTTCTCGCCCTTGCCTTATTCTTGGCCACGGTGCTctatattttgaagaaaagactCTTTCCATTTTTGTAA